In a genomic window of uncultured Sphaerochaeta sp.:
- a CDS encoding B12-binding domain-containing radical SAM protein: MTIHLVSCCLEEGNLSYPLGALCIQSSLLAKGHACVHHPFTLADDPVKAAHKVACEHGEVIGLSVYLWNREWMDRFLSTLTEELPGACIFAGGPEATANPESFDLNLLSFLVVGEGEEAVVQAISQWEEGKEVQGNGLVTDLKHLSYAPSPQLSELSSPILQGLADPFLTEGASVLWEMTRGCPFHCSFCFESRGQRSVRHFPTERLEAELDYLSAHNVGEIYVLDPTFNMDKQRTLALLSLIEARSGEIHFVFEIRAELLDKQLADAFSRINCSLQIGLQSSDPAVLKQANRSFVPDTFAKRVNLLNERGIPFGLDLIIGLPLDSLQAFTKSLDYAIGLKPSNLDIFPLSLLPGTLVADQAHAFGIKYLEEAPYTIQSSPTFPASDIRKALVLKDAADLFFTQGQAGMWMGKLCEALDLKAHQVLNLFDSYLAFYLKKSGQSREEIDIFSVQEAFVRSLMKKLGKQAYEPALLSYMELHQGIAFLQTFQESPTIRLFYGLDQLSELDRLSFGAFLDRFPEQEEQEYVIQAQEDGQLLFIPLK; the protein is encoded by the coding sequence ATGACCATACACCTTGTCTCCTGTTGCCTTGAAGAGGGAAACCTCAGCTACCCCTTGGGGGCCCTCTGCATCCAAAGCTCATTGCTTGCAAAAGGCCATGCTTGCGTGCATCACCCCTTCACCCTCGCCGACGATCCGGTGAAAGCGGCCCATAAGGTGGCATGTGAGCACGGTGAGGTGATCGGCCTTTCCGTATACCTTTGGAATAGGGAATGGATGGACAGGTTTCTCTCAACCCTCACCGAAGAATTGCCTGGGGCATGCATCTTCGCCGGGGGACCGGAGGCAACCGCAAACCCGGAAAGCTTTGACCTGAACCTCCTTTCCTTCCTGGTTGTCGGCGAAGGAGAAGAGGCCGTGGTGCAGGCAATCTCCCAATGGGAGGAAGGCAAGGAGGTGCAGGGCAACGGTCTGGTAACCGATTTGAAGCACCTATCCTATGCACCATCTCCCCAGCTGAGCGAGCTCTCCTCCCCTATTTTGCAAGGTCTTGCCGATCCTTTCCTCACCGAAGGGGCCTCCGTGCTGTGGGAGATGACCCGCGGCTGCCCCTTTCACTGCAGCTTCTGTTTTGAGTCACGGGGACAGCGCTCGGTCAGGCATTTTCCCACCGAGCGGCTGGAAGCGGAGCTGGACTATCTCTCAGCACACAACGTGGGAGAAATCTACGTCCTCGACCCTACCTTCAATATGGACAAGCAGCGTACGCTTGCGTTGTTGTCGCTCATCGAAGCCAGATCAGGTGAAATTCACTTTGTCTTTGAAATCAGGGCTGAGCTGCTCGACAAGCAACTCGCAGATGCCTTTTCCCGCATCAACTGCTCGTTGCAGATAGGGCTGCAGAGCAGTGACCCGGCAGTGCTCAAGCAGGCGAACAGAAGTTTTGTCCCCGACACGTTTGCCAAGAGAGTGAACCTTCTCAACGAACGGGGCATCCCCTTTGGCCTTGATCTGATCATCGGCCTTCCTTTGGACAGCCTACAGGCTTTCACCAAGAGTCTCGACTACGCAATCGGACTCAAGCCCAGCAACCTCGATATCTTCCCGCTCTCCCTGCTGCCCGGCACCTTGGTTGCCGACCAGGCGCATGCATTCGGTATCAAGTACCTGGAAGAGGCTCCCTATACGATCCAGAGCTCGCCCACGTTTCCCGCCTCCGATATCCGCAAGGCCCTTGTCCTCAAGGATGCAGCCGACCTCTTCTTCACCCAAGGACAGGCAGGCATGTGGATGGGAAAGCTGTGTGAAGCACTCGATCTCAAGGCCCACCAGGTACTCAACCTTTTCGACTCCTATCTTGCCTTTTACCTGAAAAAGAGCGGGCAATCTCGGGAAGAAATCGATATCTTCTCAGTTCAGGAAGCCTTTGTGCGAAGCCTGATGAAGAAATTGGGCAAGCAAGCCTACGAACCGGCCCTTCTCTCCTATATGGAGCTGCATCAGGGCATCGCCTTCCTGCAGACCTTCCAAGAGAGCCCCACCATCCGTCTCTTCTATGGCTTGGACCAACTCTCCGAGTTGGACCGGTTGAGCTTTGGGGCCTTCCTTGACAGGTTCCCTGAGCAAGAGGAGCAGGAGTATGTGATCCAAGCCCAGGAGGATGGCCAACTGCTGTTTATTCCGTTGAAGTAG
- a CDS encoding DUF6567 family protein gives MRKSQGIMVVLVLVLVALLSSCSTLTAGKSNDNGTAIPIKEKAVEVLGSVKVEYSAFGALGISPRVSLFSWGTESSYVALLEEAKKMGADEVINIKTDLITSNTYIFYNTSKWVATGLAVKYLD, from the coding sequence ATGCGAAAGTCTCAAGGAATCATGGTGGTATTGGTGTTGGTGTTGGTCGCTCTTTTGTCATCCTGTTCAACGCTGACAGCAGGAAAAAGCAATGACAATGGTACGGCAATCCCCATCAAGGAAAAGGCAGTCGAAGTGCTGGGCAGCGTAAAAGTTGAGTATTCCGCTTTTGGAGCCCTTGGAATCTCTCCAAGAGTATCTCTCTTCAGTTGGGGTACGGAAAGTTCCTATGTCGCGTTGTTGGAGGAAGCCAAGAAGATGGGTGCCGATGAAGTCATCAACATCAAGACAGATCTCATTACGTCCAACACGTATATTTTCTACAATACGAGCAAATGGGTTGCGACAGGTCTGGCTGTGAAATACCTGGATTAG
- the ychF gene encoding redox-regulated ATPase YchF has translation MGLNCGIVGLPNVGKSTIFSALTAAPAEVANYPFCTIDPNVGIVSVPDPRLDQIVSLIPPQKVVPATFEFVDIAGLVAGASKGEGLGNRFLASIREVGVIAHVVRCFDNGDIIHVNNRIDPAGDIETINIELALADLDTVTNRWAKQMKLTRLSKEAQKENEKVLPLLTRLKECLEDGKPARSLALEEEELAQVHDLHLITLKPVIYVCNVDEEGIVEENDYVKQVRSIAKEEHSDVVVICGKIESEIAVLETAEEKQEFLEAVGLKESGLNQLIRSAYHTLGMRTFFTAGSDEDRAWTFHAGYKAPQAAGVIHTDFEKGFIKAEVYNCEDLFLYKSEQKVKEAGKLRMEGKEYVVQDGDIMHFRFNV, from the coding sequence ATGGGTTTAAATTGCGGCATTGTCGGTCTGCCAAACGTTGGCAAATCCACAATCTTTTCCGCCCTGACGGCAGCTCCTGCCGAAGTTGCGAACTATCCGTTCTGTACAATCGACCCCAATGTGGGTATTGTTTCCGTTCCTGATCCCCGCTTGGATCAGATTGTCTCCCTGATTCCTCCCCAGAAGGTGGTTCCCGCCACCTTTGAGTTCGTGGACATCGCAGGCCTGGTGGCCGGAGCTTCGAAGGGAGAGGGCCTGGGCAACCGTTTCCTCGCATCCATCCGTGAGGTTGGAGTCATCGCCCACGTGGTGCGTTGTTTTGACAACGGGGACATCATCCATGTGAACAACCGCATCGATCCTGCAGGCGACATCGAGACGATCAACATTGAGCTTGCCCTCGCTGACCTGGACACGGTCACCAACCGCTGGGCAAAGCAGATGAAACTCACCCGCCTGAGCAAGGAAGCGCAGAAGGAGAACGAGAAGGTTCTGCCCCTGCTCACCCGCCTCAAGGAGTGTCTGGAGGACGGCAAGCCCGCCCGCAGCCTCGCCCTGGAGGAAGAGGAACTTGCACAGGTCCATGACCTGCACCTGATCACGCTCAAACCGGTCATCTATGTCTGCAATGTGGATGAGGAAGGCATTGTTGAGGAAAATGACTATGTGAAGCAGGTGCGCTCCATCGCCAAGGAAGAGCACTCCGATGTGGTGGTCATCTGCGGCAAGATCGAGTCGGAGATTGCTGTCCTGGAGACTGCGGAAGAGAAGCAGGAGTTTCTCGAGGCAGTCGGTCTGAAGGAGTCGGGGCTCAACCAGTTGATCCGCAGCGCCTACCACACCTTGGGAATGCGCACCTTCTTCACCGCAGGCTCCGATGAGGACCGTGCGTGGACCTTCCATGCCGGATACAAGGCACCGCAAGCAGCAGGGGTCATCCACACGGACTTCGAGAAGGGCTTCATCAAGGCTGAGGTGTACAACTGTGAGGACCTTTTCCTCTACAAGAGTGAGCAGAAGGTCAAAGAGGCCGGCAAGCTCAGGATGGAAGGAAAAGAGTATGTGGTGCAGGATGGGGACATCATGCACTTCAGGTTCAATGTGTAA
- the hflX gene encoding GTPase HflX — protein MGIQNNNGEEQPISKGKHIHEIQETKQQALLLVLTEPQESTQESNRRGEELKALVDTMGSDTLRVEQISLRQTNSATLIGSGKVEVVKALIDELGVNLVIFDRQINPRVQRNLEKIWEITVIDRDEVILQIFADRAATKEAVLQVELARLEYSLPRLTRRWTSLGRQQGGVKGTRGEGEKQLELDRRQVQDRIVALKAQLEKVVQQRSIQRSARIEGSIPTGAIVGYTNSGKSSLLNALTNAGVLVEDKLFATLDPTTRQVKLPGGEEILLSDTVGFVSDLPHTLVDAFKSTLEEAKYADFLIIVCDASHPDMLANYATTVEVLEELGCTDKPAIVLANKMDLVQDGFSVSRLRTLYNPVLETSIKTGAGIDDLLKQMGETLHELCPTTVYVLPNSRHDLVAHIHRFGQVESIDYTEDGIVVKTRIQNRFQGPLHPFRNA, from the coding sequence ATGGGTATCCAAAACAACAACGGCGAAGAACAGCCGATTTCCAAAGGCAAACACATACACGAAATTCAGGAAACCAAACAGCAGGCACTGCTCTTGGTCCTCACCGAACCACAAGAATCCACACAAGAGAGCAACCGACGCGGCGAAGAGCTCAAAGCTCTGGTGGACACCATGGGCAGCGATACCCTGCGTGTTGAGCAGATCAGTCTCAGACAGACCAACAGCGCCACCCTGATCGGCAGCGGCAAGGTGGAGGTGGTCAAGGCTCTCATCGATGAGCTTGGCGTCAATCTGGTCATCTTCGATCGCCAGATCAATCCGCGTGTCCAACGCAACCTGGAGAAGATCTGGGAGATCACGGTCATCGACCGCGATGAGGTCATCCTGCAGATTTTTGCAGACCGTGCCGCAACCAAGGAAGCAGTGCTTCAGGTTGAGCTTGCCCGCCTCGAGTACTCCCTGCCCCGACTCACCCGTCGCTGGACGAGTCTGGGTCGGCAGCAGGGTGGCGTCAAGGGCACCAGAGGCGAAGGTGAGAAGCAGCTTGAGCTTGACCGACGCCAGGTCCAGGACCGCATCGTCGCGCTCAAAGCCCAGTTGGAGAAGGTGGTGCAACAGCGCAGCATCCAACGCAGTGCCCGCATTGAGGGGAGCATCCCCACCGGTGCCATCGTCGGCTACACGAACAGCGGCAAGTCGAGCCTGCTCAATGCCCTCACCAATGCAGGAGTGTTGGTGGAGGACAAGCTCTTTGCAACCCTCGACCCCACTACCCGCCAGGTGAAACTTCCCGGCGGTGAGGAGATCTTGCTCTCCGACACCGTAGGCTTTGTCAGCGATCTTCCCCACACCCTGGTGGATGCGTTCAAGAGCACATTGGAAGAAGCGAAGTATGCAGACTTCCTGATCATCGTCTGCGATGCCTCACATCCGGATATGCTGGCAAACTATGCCACAACCGTCGAAGTGCTGGAGGAACTGGGATGCACAGACAAGCCGGCCATCGTACTGGCAAACAAGATGGACCTGGTCCAGGATGGGTTCTCCGTCTCACGGCTCAGAACCCTGTACAACCCCGTGCTTGAGACTTCGATCAAGACCGGAGCGGGTATCGATGATCTTCTCAAGCAGATGGGAGAGACGCTTCATGAGCTCTGTCCGACCACTGTCTATGTCCTTCCCAATTCACGCCATGATCTGGTGGCCCATATCCACCGTTTCGGGCAGGTCGAGAGTATCGACTACACCGAGGATGGCATTGTGGTGAAAACACGAATCCAGAATCGCTTCCAAGGTCCGCTCCATCCGTTCCGCAACGCTTGA
- a CDS encoding OPT/YSL family transporter, whose amino-acid sequence MQRHLTLRATIIGIAGLLVITASSMYVALRMGALPWPTIFVTVVSLAALGKAKNSSLQEINVTHTIMSSGAMVAGGLAFTLPGLWMIDPTASFSISSLIVLAVVGAILGTLFSSLYRKKLIIEEELPYPMGIASYNTLIAGKQGGKGARTLFASMGGSVIFTVLRDGFSKIPALLGIYGGNALFPAFSIWVSPMAMGIGAIIGPLFALVWFGGAIFGYYLLTPIGITQGLFASMAEADIFRSNLGIGLMIGTGLGVFFKAVYSKLTALKKLEEKPETLSSTTRLLIVLILFFAVILLSLGTELGLVESLVLMAGIYLATYLSGMLTGQTGINPMEIFGILVLLVIQLISKPSLIASFSIAAIVAVACGLTGDVMNDLKSGHLLKTDPRQQILGEGIGGVVGAVLSVFVLLIMKASFGGFGTAELPAPQAAAVAAMVGGLQNIPAFLIGLGLGLVLFLAKLPSATLGLGVYLPIYISSIMGLGALLSVLIKRILGKKWSKEELGQQSGLVASGLLGGEGITGVAIAIISMLK is encoded by the coding sequence ATGCAGAGACACCTTACCCTACGCGCAACCATCATCGGCATTGCAGGACTTCTGGTCATCACCGCGAGCAGCATGTATGTGGCACTCAGAATGGGGGCTCTCCCCTGGCCAACCATCTTTGTCACCGTAGTCAGCCTTGCAGCCCTCGGGAAGGCAAAGAACTCCAGCTTGCAGGAGATCAACGTAACCCATACCATCATGAGCAGCGGAGCCATGGTTGCCGGAGGCTTGGCGTTCACCTTGCCTGGACTGTGGATGATCGACCCCACCGCATCCTTTTCCATTTCCAGCCTGATTGTTTTGGCCGTGGTGGGAGCAATCCTGGGAACCCTCTTCTCCTCACTGTACCGCAAGAAACTGATCATTGAGGAAGAGTTGCCCTACCCCATGGGAATTGCCAGTTACAATACCCTCATAGCAGGAAAACAGGGTGGCAAGGGAGCCCGGACACTCTTTGCGTCCATGGGCGGTTCGGTCATCTTCACCGTCCTGCGTGACGGTTTTTCCAAGATTCCGGCCCTCCTGGGCATCTATGGGGGAAATGCACTCTTTCCCGCCTTCTCCATCTGGGTCTCGCCCATGGCAATGGGTATCGGGGCGATCATCGGCCCCCTCTTTGCCTTGGTCTGGTTTGGCGGAGCAATCTTCGGTTACTACCTGCTGACCCCCATCGGCATCACCCAAGGGTTGTTCGCCTCCATGGCTGAAGCAGATATTTTCCGTTCCAACCTTGGCATCGGCCTGATGATAGGAACCGGCCTTGGCGTCTTCTTCAAAGCAGTCTACTCCAAGCTCACAGCCCTCAAGAAGCTTGAGGAGAAGCCGGAGACACTCTCCTCCACAACGCGCCTGCTCATCGTGCTCATCCTCTTCTTCGCTGTCATCCTGCTCTCACTGGGCACCGAGCTCGGCCTGGTCGAGTCCTTGGTACTCATGGCAGGCATCTATCTGGCAACCTACCTCTCGGGCATGCTTACCGGGCAAACCGGCATCAACCCCATGGAAATCTTCGGCATCCTCGTGCTGCTGGTCATCCAGCTCATCAGCAAGCCCAGCCTGATCGCCTCCTTCAGCATTGCGGCCATCGTAGCGGTGGCATGCGGTCTCACCGGTGATGTCATGAACGACCTGAAGAGCGGACACCTGCTGAAGACCGATCCCCGTCAGCAAATCCTGGGAGAGGGCATCGGAGGTGTGGTGGGAGCCGTTCTCTCCGTGTTTGTCCTGCTCATCATGAAAGCTTCCTTCGGCGGCTTCGGGACAGCAGAGCTTCCGGCTCCCCAGGCTGCCGCAGTTGCTGCCATGGTCGGAGGCCTCCAGAACATCCCGGCATTCCTCATCGGCCTGGGACTCGGCTTGGTGCTCTTCCTGGCAAAACTGCCGAGTGCAACCCTGGGGCTGGGCGTCTATCTTCCCATTTACATCTCCTCAATCATGGGCTTGGGAGCCTTGCTCTCAGTTTTGATCAAGCGAATCCTGGGCAAGAAATGGAGCAAGGAAGAGCTCGGCCAGCAGAGCGGGCTCGTGGCCAGCGGCTTGCTTGGAGGTGAAGGCATCACCGGTGTGGCGATTGCTATCATTTCCATGCTCAAATAG